From the Scylla paramamosain isolate STU-SP2022 chromosome 15, ASM3559412v1, whole genome shotgun sequence genome, one window contains:
- the LOC135107595 gene encoding uncharacterized protein LOC135107595 isoform X1, with protein sequence MAGRVGCRSSLLLLLLLLHVTVNVRQAGGEQQPHFLHQQRALNMSVQRGSTAYLHCRVADLQDQSVSWYRKRGDEIQLITFDFQTYHNDDRFALSYEQPHNWRLRIRYVQERDEGSYRCQVGTHPPLALTVRLQVVEAAVHILDERGVMLREKFYRVGSTIELQCRVADVPTATTLQLAWYRNRHRLNYDDVRGGVRPMSFLRVVAQAFLWQREDRTARVLGSLVAPGGQRDPPRLGLLLLQRDWSGRSLCHCPRGARRVSCCHPARSEVGGSVARCAPAAGFPGLYPHSHSASRPLLLHSRPQITLTRTTDDSGYD encoded by the exons TGAACGTGAGGCAAGCGGGCGGGGAGCAGCAGCCTCACTTCCTTCACCAGCAGCGCGCCCTCAATATGTCAGTCCAGCGAGGCTCCACCGCGTACCTGCACTGCCGCGTGGCCGACCTGCAGGACCAGTCG GTGTCTTGGTACCGGAAGAGAGGCGACGAAATACAACTGATCACGTTCGACTTCCAGACCTATCACAATGacgacag GTTCGCCCTCAGTTACGAGCAGCCCCACAACTGGCGCCTCAGGATCCGGTACGTTCAGGAGCGTGACGAGGGCAGCTACAGGTGTCAAGTGGGCACTCACCCGCCCCTCGCCCTCACCGTCCGCCTTCAGGTTGTGG AGGCGGCCGTTCACATCCTGGACGAGCGCGGCGTGATGTTACGGGAGAAATTTTACCGTGTGGGGTCCACCATTGAGCTGCAATGCCGCGTGGCTGACGTGCCCACGGCCACCACCCTGCAGCTGGCCTGGTACCGCAACCGCCACCGCCTCAACTACGACGACGTGAGGGGCGGGGTGAG ACCCATGAGTTTCCTGCGTGTGGTGGCTCAGGCATTCCTTTGGCAGCGTGAAGACAGAACTGCGAGGGTCCTTGGCTCGCTCGTGGCTCCGGGTGGGCAACGCGATCCGCCAAGACTCGGGCTCCTACTCCTGCAACGTGACTGGTCTGGCCGCAGCCTCTGTCACTGTCCACGTGGTGCCAG ACGAGTATCCTGCTGCCATCCAGCGCGGAGTGAGGTCGGCGGATCAGTGGCGAGGTGTGCCCCTGCTGCTGGCTTCCCTGGCCTTTACCCTCATTCACACTCTGCCTCACGCCCTCTCCTGCTGCATTCTCGCCCACAGATAACACTGACACGCACCACTGATGATTCTGGTTATGACTGA
- the LOC135107595 gene encoding cell adhesion molecule 4-like isoform X2 produces the protein MAGRVGCRSSLLLLLLLLHVTVNVRQAGGEQQPHFLHQQRALNMSVQRGSTAYLHCRVADLQDQSVSWYRKRGDEIQLITFDFQTYHNDDRFALSYEQPHNWRLRIRYVQERDEGSYRCQVGTHPPLALTVRLQVVEAAVHILDERGVMLREKFYRVGSTIELQCRVADVPTATTLQLAWYRNRHRLNYDDVRGGVSVKTELRGSLARSWLRVGNAIRQDSGSYSCNVTGLAAASVTVHVVPDEYPAAIQRGVRSADQWRGVPLLLASLAFTLIHTLPHALSCCILAHR, from the exons TGAACGTGAGGCAAGCGGGCGGGGAGCAGCAGCCTCACTTCCTTCACCAGCAGCGCGCCCTCAATATGTCAGTCCAGCGAGGCTCCACCGCGTACCTGCACTGCCGCGTGGCCGACCTGCAGGACCAGTCG GTGTCTTGGTACCGGAAGAGAGGCGACGAAATACAACTGATCACGTTCGACTTCCAGACCTATCACAATGacgacag GTTCGCCCTCAGTTACGAGCAGCCCCACAACTGGCGCCTCAGGATCCGGTACGTTCAGGAGCGTGACGAGGGCAGCTACAGGTGTCAAGTGGGCACTCACCCGCCCCTCGCCCTCACCGTCCGCCTTCAGGTTGTGG AGGCGGCCGTTCACATCCTGGACGAGCGCGGCGTGATGTTACGGGAGAAATTTTACCGTGTGGGGTCCACCATTGAGCTGCAATGCCGCGTGGCTGACGTGCCCACGGCCACCACCCTGCAGCTGGCCTGGTACCGCAACCGCCACCGCCTCAACTACGACGACGTGAGGGGCGGGGTGAG CGTGAAGACAGAACTGCGAGGGTCCTTGGCTCGCTCGTGGCTCCGGGTGGGCAACGCGATCCGCCAAGACTCGGGCTCCTACTCCTGCAACGTGACTGGTCTGGCCGCAGCCTCTGTCACTGTCCACGTGGTGCCAG ACGAGTATCCTGCTGCCATCCAGCGCGGAGTGAGGTCGGCGGATCAGTGGCGAGGTGTGCCCCTGCTGCTGGCTTCCCTGGCCTTTACCCTCATTCACACTCTGCCTCACGCCCTCTCCTGCTGCATTCTCGCCCACAGATAA